A genomic segment from Agrobacterium vitis encodes:
- a CDS encoding helix-turn-helix domain-containing protein, which yields MTLLKKTPDVHDYNILAGERLKSARKNKGMSQSDVARELGVTFQQLHKYEKGINGMSASRLAAAATLLGMDPDFSYIADNAVAAPVDTSGELTDLVKATSRSDALELNTCFASIKNPNTRKIIISIIEQIASAR from the coding sequence ATGACATTACTCAAAAAAACTCCTGACGTGCATGATTATAACATCCTGGCGGGTGAACGCTTGAAAAGCGCCCGAAAGAATAAGGGGATGAGCCAATCCGACGTTGCAAGAGAACTGGGCGTGACATTCCAACAGCTGCATAAATATGAAAAAGGCATCAACGGCATGAGCGCCAGCAGACTTGCCGCTGCCGCCACTCTCTTGGGAATGGACCCCGATTTTTCCTACATCGCCGATAATGCCGTTGCAGCGCCCGTGGATACCTCAGGCGAGTTGACAGATCTGGTTAAAGCGACATCACGTTCAGACGCGCTTGAACTCAACACATGCTTCGCCAGCATCAAAAACCCCAATACGCGCAAAATCATTATTTCCATTATCGAGCAGATTGCATCTGCCCGTTAG
- a CDS encoding helix-turn-helix transcriptional regulator, with the protein MTVDMISPNLDETLSFLSKIKQTDTLEHLIDLTKHATSRYGVKNIVLGFPPKIGMLPNQQMQGILLADWPDEWSHLYFRDNLAFQDPAIRHIVRSEPSFVWSDFSKTLPISRDEKWLMDQAKEFFVSNGFTLPIVSLDGRCAGVTFAGSDIDDSPQARTGMALIASLIFARTMELYGANQKQTTRLTPREREVIGWIANGKTDWEISVIFGVSEKAVSKHVGNIMMKLGAVSRSHAIAEAFRQKLIC; encoded by the coding sequence ATGACCGTAGACATGATATCGCCGAATCTTGATGAAACCCTATCATTTCTATCTAAAATAAAGCAAACAGATACACTCGAACATCTTATAGATTTAACAAAGCATGCGACATCTCGTTACGGTGTTAAAAATATCGTTCTAGGATTTCCACCTAAAATTGGAATGCTACCCAACCAGCAAATGCAGGGTATTTTACTTGCCGACTGGCCTGACGAATGGTCGCATCTCTATTTTCGCGACAACCTGGCATTTCAAGATCCGGCCATACGACACATTGTCAGATCGGAACCCTCCTTCGTCTGGTCGGATTTTTCCAAAACATTGCCCATAAGCCGCGACGAAAAATGGCTGATGGATCAGGCCAAGGAATTTTTCGTCAGCAATGGCTTCACCCTACCCATCGTATCCTTGGACGGACGCTGCGCTGGCGTCACATTCGCCGGCAGCGACATCGATGATTCTCCGCAGGCAAGAACCGGCATGGCGCTGATCGCAAGCCTGATCTTCGCACGTACGATGGAACTATATGGCGCAAACCAGAAACAGACCACTCGACTGACCCCAAGAGAAAGGGAAGTCATCGGCTGGATTGCCAACGGCAAAACGGATTGGGAAATCAGCGTGATTTTCGGGGTCTCCGAAAAAGCAGTTAGCAAGCATGTGGGTAATATCATGATGAAACTCGGCGCCGTCAGCAGATCACACGCCATTGCAGAAGCCTTCCGGCAAAAATTGATATGCTGA
- a CDS encoding acyltransferase family protein: protein MKSIGSVLNEHRGIGPGFDFLRIFLAIMVLLDHSFLIAEGEKYQFSQPGITVLQAAILPMFFALSGFLITGSAIRLRLKDFLLNRGIRIVPALAVDIVFAALILGPLFTTSSLPTYFQSYEFWAYFANIFGVIHYVLPGVFEHNPFPATVNGSLWTVPYEIGCYAIMSALIIFGFLKRPRAALVATAGVAVIIIALKVENISPSSMGGLFPPESSGYTLLNHFIGLRGLMLYVNFMLGSVLFLFRRFIPKHWTLAVMSCIVPIAASFALPDVSGSTLCTIFAPMLVYLTVYVGMLHIPPIPLYHRGDYSYGIYLYGYPFQQALVSLFPKLTLPWLHFAISLPIATVIAMGSWHFIEKPILRLRKKFSFTAQKGNTSEALPHAEAVMK from the coding sequence ATGAAGTCGATTGGTTCTGTCTTGAATGAACATCGAGGCATCGGTCCGGGATTTGATTTTCTCAGAATTTTCCTGGCAATCATGGTTTTACTCGACCATTCATTCCTGATTGCCGAAGGTGAAAAATACCAATTTTCGCAGCCCGGAATCACGGTCCTGCAGGCTGCTATCCTGCCGATGTTTTTTGCGCTCAGTGGTTTTCTAATTACCGGCAGCGCCATCCGCCTTCGCCTGAAGGACTTCCTGCTCAATCGAGGCATCAGGATCGTGCCGGCGCTTGCGGTCGACATTGTGTTTGCGGCCCTGATCCTCGGTCCGCTGTTTACCACGAGCAGCTTGCCGACCTATTTTCAGTCCTATGAATTCTGGGCCTATTTCGCCAATATATTTGGCGTTATCCATTATGTCCTACCGGGCGTGTTCGAGCACAATCCCTTTCCAGCTACCGTTAACGGCTCGCTCTGGACCGTTCCCTATGAGATCGGTTGCTATGCCATCATGTCAGCGCTGATCATTTTTGGATTTCTGAAGCGCCCGCGAGCAGCGCTGGTGGCGACGGCAGGTGTCGCCGTGATCATCATCGCCCTGAAGGTCGAAAACATCAGTCCGTCGAGCATGGGCGGGCTCTTTCCGCCTGAAAGCTCCGGCTACACCCTGCTTAACCACTTCATCGGCCTGCGCGGCCTGATGCTCTATGTCAACTTCATGCTGGGGTCGGTGCTCTTCCTGTTCCGCCGCTTCATTCCGAAACATTGGACGCTGGCGGTTATGTCCTGCATCGTTCCGATTGCCGCCTCTTTCGCGCTTCCTGACGTCAGCGGCAGCACGCTCTGCACGATTTTTGCGCCGATGCTGGTCTATCTCACCGTCTATGTCGGAATGCTGCACATTCCACCCATTCCGCTTTACCATCGGGGAGACTATTCCTACGGGATCTATCTCTATGGATATCCCTTTCAGCAGGCTCTCGTCAGCCTGTTTCCTAAACTGACCTTACCCTGGCTGCACTTTGCCATATCCCTTCCCATCGCAACCGTAATTGCCATGGGCTCCTGGCATTTCATCGAAAAGCCGATTCTGCGCCTGAGGAAGAAGTTTAGCTTCACAGCCCAGAAGGGTAACACCAGCGAAGCACTGCCACACGCCGAGGCGGTGATGAAATAA